One genomic window of Sodaliphilus pleomorphus includes the following:
- the traK gene encoding conjugative transposon protein TraK encodes MEFKSLKNIESSFRQIRLFGIVFLSLCAVITVWSVWSSYRFAERQREKIYVLDNGKSLMLALSQDLSQNRPAEAREHVRRFHELFFTLSPEKSAIEHNVKRALLLADKSVYNYYSDFAEKGYYNRIIAGNINQVLKVDSVVCDFNGYPYRAVTYATQKIIRQSNVTERSLVTTCRLLNSSRSDDNPNGFTIERFTIIENKDLQTIKR; translated from the coding sequence ATGGAATTTAAGTCACTCAAAAACATCGAATCATCGTTCAGGCAGATACGCCTGTTCGGTATCGTCTTCCTCTCGTTGTGCGCCGTGATAACGGTATGGAGCGTGTGGAGTTCCTACCGCTTCGCGGAGCGGCAACGGGAAAAGATTTACGTGCTGGACAACGGCAAGTCGTTGATGCTGGCTCTCTCGCAGGACTTGTCGCAGAACCGTCCGGCGGAGGCAAGGGAACACGTGCGTCGCTTCCACGAGCTGTTCTTCACGCTCTCGCCCGAAAAGAGCGCGATAGAGCATAATGTGAAACGCGCCCTGCTGTTGGCGGACAAAAGCGTGTACAACTACTATTCGGACTTTGCCGAGAAAGGGTACTACAACCGCATCATCGCCGGGAACATCAACCAAGTGCTGAAGGTGGACAGCGTGGTATGCGACTTCAACGGTTATCCCTACCGTGCCGTGACCTACGCCACACAGAAGATCATCCGGCAAAGCAACGTCACCGAGCGCAGCCTCGTGACCACGTGCCGCCTCTTGAACTCGTCCCGTTCGGACGACAATCCCAACGGTTTTACCATCGAGCGATTCACCATCATCGAGAACAAGGATTTACAAACCATCAAAAGGTAA
- a CDS encoding PcfJ domain-containing protein encodes MKPRTHIQQEVAHLSKRLPRLTATQKAYAFRHCFKHYAIKRADGTNICTECGHSWKSDHDLADTLCGCICPHCGMQLEALRTRKSVFSENEYFSIVTTSKQYQVIRFFFVKSRYKAGQAAEYSIYEVVQRWISPKGTTTTVARLRGMSMLYYDQWAEYSDMEVRKNNGLHAYDIAPVCTYPRQRFIPELKRNGFNGDYHNTLPYDLFTAILSDSQAETLLKAGQYAMLSHYIRSSFDMEQYWASVKICIRNGYTISDGSVWCDTIDLLRHFGKDTNSPKYVCPADLKAEHDKLVAKRNLQRERERTEQQRQKAIEDEKNYLKDKGMFFGLVFSDNLILVKVIESVEEMIEEGRLMHHCVGGYHNKANSLILSATIEGKRIETIEVSLKTLKVVQSRGVCNSNTEYHDRIIRLVEDNAGLIRQRMNAA; translated from the coding sequence ATGAAACCGAGAACACACATACAGCAGGAAGTCGCACATCTGAGCAAGCGACTACCGAGATTGACCGCCACGCAAAAGGCATACGCTTTCCGTCATTGCTTCAAGCACTACGCAATCAAGAGAGCGGACGGCACGAACATCTGTACCGAGTGCGGACATTCGTGGAAGAGCGACCACGACCTTGCAGACACCCTTTGCGGATGTATCTGCCCCCATTGCGGTATGCAGTTGGAAGCGTTGCGCACCCGAAAGAGCGTTTTCAGCGAGAATGAATACTTCTCCATTGTCACCACCAGCAAGCAGTATCAAGTGATACGCTTCTTCTTCGTCAAGTCCCGATACAAGGCAGGGCAAGCAGCCGAGTATTCCATTTATGAAGTGGTGCAGAGGTGGATTTCGCCCAAAGGCACAACCACCACCGTTGCCCGACTTCGTGGTATGTCAATGTTGTATTACGACCAATGGGCGGAATACAGCGACATGGAGGTGCGCAAGAACAACGGACTTCACGCATACGATATAGCACCTGTGTGTACCTATCCCCGACAGCGTTTCATCCCCGAACTGAAACGCAACGGTTTCAACGGGGACTATCACAACACACTGCCGTATGACCTTTTCACGGCTATCCTTTCCGACAGCCAAGCCGAAACACTCTTGAAGGCAGGGCAATACGCCATGTTGAGCCACTATATTCGCAGTTCCTTTGACATGGAGCAATATTGGGCATCCGTCAAGATTTGCATCCGCAATGGTTACACCATTTCAGACGGCTCCGTATGGTGCGACACCATAGACCTCCTGCGTCATTTTGGCAAGGACACGAACAGCCCGAAATACGTCTGCCCTGCCGACCTCAAAGCGGAACACGACAAGTTGGTGGCAAAGCGCAACCTGCAAAGGGAGCGTGAGCGGACGGAACAGCAACGGCAAAAGGCGATTGAGGACGAGAAGAACTATCTGAAAGACAAAGGAATGTTCTTCGGGCTTGTATTTTCCGACAACCTTATTCTTGTCAAAGTCATTGAAAGCGTGGAGGAAATGATTGAGGAAGGACGGCTGATGCACCATTGCGTGGGCGGTTATCACAACAAGGCAAACTCTCTCATCCTATCCGCCACCATTGAAGGCAAACGGATTGAAACGATAGAAGTCAGTTTGAAAACGCTGAAAGTGGTACAGAGCAGAGGGGTATGCAATTCCAATACCGAGTACCACGACCGCATCATCCGACTTGTGGAGGACAATGCCGGACTTATCCGTCAGCGTATGAACGCAGCATAA
- a CDS encoding conjugal transfer protein TraO, with translation MRKYIAIIIASLALFAGQAHAQRCLPKMQGIEVRANMADGFSPGGNDGGYSFGAALSTYTKKGNKWVFGGEYLLKNNPYKDAKIPVAQFTAEGGYYFKILSDARKIVFVYAGASALAGYESVNWGEKVLHDGSTLHDRDAFIYGGAVTLDVEFYVADRIALLANLRERCLWGGDTRKFHCQFGAGIKIIIN, from the coding sequence ATGAGAAAGTACATCGCAATAATCATAGCGTCGCTTGCCCTGTTCGCAGGGCAGGCGCACGCCCAGCGGTGCCTGCCGAAGATGCAGGGCATAGAGGTGAGGGCGAACATGGCGGACGGCTTCAGTCCCGGCGGCAATGACGGCGGGTACAGCTTCGGGGCGGCTCTTTCCACCTACACGAAGAAAGGTAACAAATGGGTGTTCGGCGGCGAGTACCTGCTGAAGAACAATCCATACAAGGACGCAAAGATACCCGTGGCACAGTTCACGGCAGAGGGCGGCTACTACTTCAAGATACTGTCCGACGCGCGTAAAATCGTGTTCGTCTATGCGGGAGCTTCGGCTCTTGCCGGTTATGAATCGGTGAATTGGGGCGAAAAGGTGCTGCATGACGGCTCCACGCTCCATGACCGGGACGCCTTCATCTACGGCGGTGCGGTGACGCTGGATGTGGAGTTTTACGTGGCTGACCGTATCGCCCTGCTCGCAAACCTCCGGGAGCGTTGTCTGTGGGGTGGCGACACGAGAAAGTTCCATTGCCAATTCGGGGCGGGCATCAAGATAATCATTAACTGA
- a CDS encoding DUF3872 domain-containing protein → MNILNNRNKRTNIFKAVALCLIAAVSSTLVSCDDDMDIQQSYPFTVEVMPVPNKVTKGQTVEIRCELKKEGDFANTLYTIRYFQFEGEGTLKMDNGITFLPNDRYLLENGKFRLYYTAEGEEAHNFIVVVEDNFGNSFELEFDFNNRNVKDDGLTIVPIGNFRPLLK, encoded by the coding sequence ATGAACATACTGAACAACAGAAACAAGAGAACAAACATCTTCAAGGCGGTGGCGTTATGCCTGATTGCCGCCGTGTCATCCACCCTCGTGTCGTGCGATGACGACATGGACATCCAACAATCCTATCCCTTCACGGTGGAAGTCATGCCCGTGCCAAACAAGGTGACGAAGGGGCAGACGGTGGAAATCCGCTGTGAACTGAAAAAGGAGGGCGACTTCGCTAACACGCTTTACACTATCCGCTATTTTCAGTTTGAGGGGGAAGGCACGCTTAAAATGGACAATGGTATCACCTTCCTGCCCAACGACCGCTACCTGCTGGAGAACGGGAAGTTCCGCCTGTACTACACGGCAGAGGGCGAAGAAGCGCACAACTTCATCGTGGTGGTGGAGGACAACTTCGGCAACTCCTTCGAGCTGGAATTTGACTTCAACAACCGGAATGTAAAGGATGATGGTTTGACCATCGTTCCCATCGGCAACTTCAGACCCTTGCTGAAATGA
- a CDS encoding glycoside hydrolase family protein → MMRVFMTMLCSLLAVCSVSARISRQEGTDGQAAIYRLPLFERAVRCTKYFEGWHSEKHHPYVGWGHKILPGERYSARTMTKRQADALLRKDLRKFIAMFRRFGADSILLGTLAFNVGPAKLLGGNGYPKSTLIRKLEAGDRNIYREYVAFCNYKGKRHAMLLKRRKAEFALLYVP, encoded by the coding sequence ATGATGCGTGTATTCATGACAATGCTCTGTTCGCTTCTGGCGGTCTGTTCCGTGTCTGCACGGATCAGCCGCCAAGAGGGGACGGACGGGCAGGCGGCAATCTACCGTCTGCCACTTTTCGAGAGGGCTGTGCGCTGCACGAAGTATTTTGAGGGCTGGCACTCGGAAAAGCACCACCCATACGTGGGGTGGGGGCATAAAATTTTGCCGGGCGAAAGGTATTCTGCACGCACCATGACGAAGCGGCAGGCGGACGCGCTCCTGCGCAAAGACCTGCGGAAGTTTATCGCCATGTTCCGCAGGTTCGGGGCAGATTCGATTTTGCTTGGCACGCTGGCTTTCAATGTCGGTCCGGCGAAACTTTTGGGCGGCAACGGATACCCCAAAAGCACGCTGATCCGAAAATTGGAAGCGGGCGACAGGAACATTTACCGCGAGTATGTCGCTTTCTGCAACTACAAGGGGAAACGGCACGCCATGCTGCTCAAACGGAGAAAGGCGGAGTTTGCACTGCTGTATGTACCATAA
- the traN gene encoding conjugative transposon protein TraN: MRKVIIMFALAMGIVTANAQENVTVGTDNGSVEQPTTEQPNLTKEVYPQKEADGDLYHGLTRKLGFDRMVPPHGLEVTYDKTVHVIFPSEVRYVDLGSPDLIAGKADGAENVIRVKATVRNFPNETNMSVITEDGNFYTFNVKYAAEPLLLNVEMCDFIHDGEAVNRPNNAQEIYLKELGSESPMLVRLIMKSIHKQDKREVKHIGCKRFGIQYLLKGIYTHNGLLYFHTEIRNQSNVPFDVDYVTWKIVDKKVAKRTAVQEQIILPLRAQNYATCVPGRKSERTVFTMAKFTIPDGKCLMVELNEKNGGRHQSFVIENEDLVRANTINELQVR; encoded by the coding sequence ATGAGAAAAGTAATCATCATGTTTGCCCTCGCTATGGGCATCGTAACTGCCAACGCGCAGGAGAACGTAACCGTTGGAACGGACAACGGAAGTGTAGAACAGCCGACGACAGAGCAACCGAACTTGACAAAGGAGGTCTATCCGCAGAAGGAGGCGGACGGCGACCTGTACCACGGTCTGACAAGAAAGCTGGGATTTGACCGCATGGTTCCTCCGCACGGCTTGGAAGTGACCTACGACAAGACCGTCCACGTCATTTTCCCCTCGGAAGTGCGCTATGTCGATTTAGGCTCGCCCGACCTGATTGCGGGCAAAGCCGACGGTGCGGAGAACGTCATCCGTGTGAAAGCTACCGTGAGGAATTTCCCGAACGAAACCAACATGTCCGTAATCACGGAGGATGGGAATTTTTACACCTTCAACGTGAAGTACGCCGCCGAACCGCTGCTGCTCAACGTGGAGATGTGCGACTTCATCCATGACGGTGAAGCGGTGAACCGTCCGAACAACGCGCAGGAAATCTACCTGAAAGAGCTGGGCAGTGAAAGTCCCATGCTGGTGCGCCTTATCATGAAGTCCATCCACAAGCAGGACAAGCGTGAGGTGAAGCATATCGGCTGCAAGCGTTTCGGCATCCAGTACCTTCTGAAAGGCATCTACACACACAATGGGCTTCTGTATTTCCACACGGAAATCAGGAACCAGAGCAACGTGCCTTTCGATGTGGACTACGTCACATGGAAAATCGTGGACAAGAAGGTGGCGAAGCGTACCGCCGTACAGGAGCAGATTATCCTGCCGCTTCGCGCGCAGAACTACGCCACCTGCGTGCCGGGCAGGAAGAGCGAGCGCACGGTCTTCACGATGGCGAAGTTCACCATACCCGACGGCAAGTGCCTCATGGTGGAGCTGAACGAGAAGAACGGCGGCCGTCACCAGTCCTTCGTGATCGAGAACGAGGACTTGGTACGCGCCAATACCATCAACGAACTTCAAGTGCGCTGA
- a CDS encoding DUF3873 domain-containing protein, which produces MSTRMTINGVSTCTEAGTEKYEKFQMGIGRRRRTLVQYDYRHTDGELFSCVKPTLDECRTARDKWLTAKEGKEGKR; this is translated from the coding sequence ATGAGTACACGAATGACAATCAACGGAGTAAGTACCTGCACGGAAGCAGGTACGGAGAAATACGAGAAATTTCAAATGGGTATTGGCAGACGCAGGCGAACACTTGTGCAATACGATTACCGCCACACGGACGGAGAGTTGTTCTCTTGTGTCAAACCCACGTTGGACGAGTGCCGAACCGCACGGGACAAGTGGCTGACGGCAAAGGAAGGAAAGGAGGGCAAGCGATGA
- a CDS encoding PcfK-like family protein, which produces MKTTDHFKRTIQMYLEQRAAEDALFAKKYRNPAKNIDDCVTYILNYVQKSGCNGFTDGEIYGQAVHYYDENEIEVGKPIQCQVAVNHVVELTAEEKAEARQNAIRQYQDEELRKLQNRNKPRTATKATIQEIQQPSLFDLGL; this is translated from the coding sequence ATGAAAACGACAGACCATTTCAAGAGAACGATACAGATGTATTTGGAGCAACGTGCAGCGGAAGATGCGCTCTTTGCCAAGAAATACCGTAACCCTGCCAAGAACATAGACGATTGCGTGACCTACATTCTGAACTATGTGCAGAAAAGCGGTTGCAACGGCTTCACGGACGGGGAGATATACGGACAAGCCGTACATTACTATGACGAGAACGAGATAGAGGTGGGCAAGCCTATCCAATGCCAAGTAGCCGTGAACCATGTGGTGGAACTCACCGCAGAGGAAAAGGCGGAAGCACGTCAGAACGCTATCCGACAATACCAAGACGAGGAACTCCGCAAGTTGCAGAACCGCAACAAGCCGAGAACCGCCACCAAAGCGACCATCCAAGAAATACAACAACCCTCATTATTTGATTTAGGCTTATGA
- the traM gene encoding conjugative transposon protein TraM, protein MEQTKNEPKNENTAAPDNGKPKKERKPLTEAQRLKRQKMIVLPAMVLVFIGAMWLIFAPSSDKEQKPGTGGYNIEMPDADKANRQIIGDKAKAYEQGAMEERQENRSRAMQELGDMFDREVAEADGGMDFDLANPGNAEDATATSSAPKTIQSSAAAYRDLNATLGNFYEQPKNDNAEMDELLERIASLESELESEKGKASAMDDQVALMEKSYELAAKYMGGQNGTQPPVGQAAEPYPVQKAGKNTAAPVRQVTHQVVSSLSQPMSNAEFVASFSQERNRSFNTVVGVTTVSDKNTISACIYRAQSVTDGQAVKLRLLEPMAVADKIIPRNAVVVGTAKIQGERLDIEITSLEYAGTIIPVELAVYDTDGQPGIFIPNSMEMNAVREVAANMGGSLGSSINISTNAGAQLASDLGKGLIQGTSQYIAKKMRTVKVHLKAGYRVMLYQETN, encoded by the coding sequence ATGGAGCAGACGAAGAATGAACCTAAAAACGAGAACACGGCGGCTCCCGACAACGGGAAACCGAAGAAGGAGCGCAAGCCGCTGACCGAAGCCCAAAGGCTGAAACGTCAGAAAATGATAGTACTGCCCGCTATGGTGCTGGTATTCATCGGGGCGATGTGGCTGATATTCGCCCCGTCTTCCGACAAGGAGCAGAAACCGGGAACGGGTGGTTACAACATCGAAATGCCCGATGCCGACAAGGCGAACCGCCAGATCATCGGCGACAAGGCGAAAGCCTACGAACAGGGGGCGATGGAGGAACGGCAGGAAAACCGCAGCCGCGCCATGCAGGAGCTGGGCGATATGTTCGACCGCGAGGTGGCGGAAGCGGACGGCGGCATGGACTTCGACCTTGCCAATCCCGGAAATGCGGAAGATGCAACAGCAACATCATCCGCTCCGAAAACCATCCAATCCTCCGCAGCCGCCTACCGCGACCTCAATGCCACGCTCGGCAATTTCTACGAGCAGCCGAAGAACGACAACGCGGAAATGGACGAACTGTTGGAGCGCATCGCCTCGCTGGAATCGGAATTGGAAAGCGAGAAGGGCAAGGCGTCCGCTATGGATGACCAAGTGGCACTCATGGAGAAGTCCTACGAGCTGGCGGCGAAGTACATGGGCGGGCAGAACGGCACACAGCCACCTGTTGGACAGGCGGCAGAGCCTTACCCCGTGCAGAAAGCCGGAAAGAACACGGCTGCACCTGTCAGGCAGGTAACGCATCAGGTGGTGTCCTCGCTCTCACAGCCGATGAGCAACGCTGAGTTTGTCGCCTCCTTCTCGCAGGAGCGTAACCGCAGTTTCAATACGGTGGTGGGGGTCACGACCGTATCGGACAAAAACACCATTTCGGCGTGCATCTATAGGGCGCAGAGTGTGACGGACGGGCAAGCTGTCAAACTCCGGCTGCTGGAGCCAATGGCAGTGGCGGACAAAATTATCCCCCGTAATGCGGTGGTGGTAGGTACGGCAAAGATTCAGGGCGAACGGCTCGATATTGAAATTACTTCGCTGGAGTACGCAGGTACGATTATCCCGGTGGAACTGGCAGTGTATGACACGGACGGGCAGCCCGGCATCTTCATCCCCAACTCGATGGAAATGAACGCCGTCCGTGAGGTTGCTGCCAACATGGGCGGCTCGCTGGGCAGCAGCATCAATATCTCCACCAATGCAGGGGCGCAGCTCGCCTCCGACTTGGGCAAGGGGCTGATACAAGGCACGAGCCAGTATATCGCCAAGAAGATGCGCACGGTGAAAGTGCATCTGAAAGCCGGGTACAGGGTCATGCTCTACCAAGAAACGAATTAA
- a CDS encoding TraL conjugative transposon family protein encodes MKKIRKSFWRAYWKLHDKKKMLVARLKGYLDGLPPKTRKRIVLAMLAAFAVLALYTFGKAVYDIGRNDGSRIVTDHAGQVELSVKPENNHNVIPYLYGADEE; translated from the coding sequence ATGAAGAAAATCAGGAAATCATTTTGGCGTGCGTACTGGAAGCTCCACGACAAAAAGAAAATGCTGGTGGCAAGGCTCAAAGGCTATCTGGACGGTTTGCCCCCGAAGACACGCAAACGCATCGTGCTGGCGATGCTCGCCGCCTTCGCGGTGCTTGCCCTCTACACCTTCGGCAAAGCCGTCTATGACATCGGCAGGAATGACGGCAGCCGGATAGTAACAGACCATGCCGGACAGGTGGAACTGTCCGTAAAGCCGGAAAACAATCATAATGTAATACCTTATTTATATGGAGCAGACGAAGAATGA
- a CDS encoding DUF6956 domain-containing protein, which translates to MPNRTGQVADGKGRKGGQAMNVAGYQTLIVRFSEPIKALDGIFDDAEAWGVDTLKGWIDSYESSRFTAIDSHTAVITSEYNMECLRKWLERCTPIAEKTEF; encoded by the coding sequence GTGCCGAACCGCACGGGACAAGTGGCTGACGGCAAAGGAAGGAAAGGAGGGCAAGCGATGAACGTGGCAGGCTACCAAACACTGATCGTCAGATTCAGCGAGCCTATCAAGGCATTGGACGGCATCTTTGACGATGCGGAAGCGTGGGGAGTTGATACCCTGAAGGGGTGGATAGACAGCTATGAAAGCAGCCGTTTCACCGCCATTGACAGCCATACGGCAGTCATAACGAGCGAGTACAACATGGAGTGTCTGAGAAAGTGGCTGGAAAGATGCACACCCATAGCTGAGAAAACAGAATTTTGA